The genome window AACAGAAGGGTTAATGAATTCTCAAGAGCTCAGCAATATGTTGATAAATCATGCAAACAATTCTGGTTGGATAGGCGCGATTTGTGCTGCTCCTAATATATTAAGAAAACTGAATATTATTTCTGGTGACGATCCCTATACAGCTTATCCATCTACTTTGCAATTAGCGGATGGGGGCAAATATAGTGGAGCTAGAATTGTGATTCAAAATAGAATTATTACAAGTATTGCTGTAGGTTCCGCATTCGAATTTGCTTTGAAGATTCTAGAAATTCTACAAGGAGAAGATATTGAGAAAGAAGTGAGAGCTGGACTCATGCTACCCATATGACCAAAGTTTTTTATGATTTTGTTCTAATTTTTGTTCAAAATGCACATTATACAGAATTCAATCACCTAAATAGCAATTGAAAATTGCCAAAAGCTTAGATTGTTCTAAATGAGGTATCTGTGAGACTTCAGAAAGTTGACTGGATGTGAGGATGGGCAAAAGCTATGGGCTTAAGCCCATCCATTCGTAATCCCACTCAATTTTACTATTTCTACAAAATGAAAAACTTGCATTGTTGCAAGAGACGTATCAAAATAAATAGACTTTGATTGGGAAATTAATGGGGTAACAGTTATTTAATGAAAAATTTGATTGGGTTTATAGATGGCGACATCAATAGGCAAAAATAACAATTGAGGTAATTAGAAATAACTTATTGATTTCTATAAATAATTGATTGAACAAAAATAAAGTTAATTCTGCTTGAAAGACTTAACTGCTTCTTCTACAGAAGAGTGGATTTCTAAATGGCTTTCCATCCCAGTAAGCTTGAAAACTTTAGCCACTGAACCGGATACTCCTGTAACCTTGAGATTTCCATGATATTTCTTGAGCTTATACATACCTGTAACCAAAGTTCCAATGCCAGAAGAATCCATGAATGGAACTTTTTCTAAGTTCACGATGATCTCATACATTTGTTGCTTAACAATTGAATCAATCGCTTCTTTTACTTCGCGGGCATTGTACAAATCTACCTCACCAATGATATCTAGGACAGGTATTGAATCAAAAGTTCTATGGATGATTTCCATACATTAAAGCAATCATCTATGAAAGTTTTTGGAAAGAAAAAAAAATCAAACTTAAATAAAAAGTGACTTGGGGGGCTTACTGACTTCTCTCTAATTTCTCCGAAAATCGAAAAATAGACAGAATCAATGCCTTTATCCCCCCAGATCATAGGAAACGGATTCTTAAATCGCTGAACTTCCTTTTTCACCAGTTCGAATGCGGATTGCATCTTCCAATGGTAGAATGAAAATTTTACCATCTCCAATCTTTCCTTCTCCAGTTTTTGCACCTTTCAGAATTGCATCAACTGTTGCCTTCGCAAATTCGTCATTTACTGCGATTTCCAATCTCACTTTGCGGAGCAAATTGACCTGATATTCATGGCCACGAAAAACTTCTGTTTTTCCTTTTTGTTGGCCGTATCCTTGAACATCACTTACGGTTAATCGGTAAATTTCATGTTTGGTTAGTTCAGCTTTTACTTCTTCAACCTTATGAGGCTGAATGATCGCTACGATTAATTTCATTTTGTCTCCTTACCCAATGGATAAAGGAATACTTGCAAAAAAGGTACCTAGTTTAAGAAGTGATGGCTCTTTTTTGAAAGTAATTGTATTCGGACGCAGGAATTGACAGTAATTTGCATAAAAATTATGGATTTTAAACGAATAAAATTCCGTTCAATTTTTCTAGAAAATACAGTATTCCAAATCTGTTCAATGAACAGACAGTACGCTGATTCGTACTTCGTACCTACACTTTCCAATGAAAATAATTTTGGAATCGCGAGATAAAAATTATCAATAAAAACTGAATCGAAAAGAGTTTTACATCCGGAAAATTCCAAACCCGTGCTTTTCACGTTCTTGTCCTTCAACCACAGACAAAGCAATTCCTAGAACGCTTCTCGTATCAATTGGATCAATGATACCGTCATCCCATAGACGTGCAGAACTATAAACAGAAGATGATTTCGATTCATAGTCGCTAAGAATCGGTTCTTTGAATTTTGACTCTTCGTCATCCGTCCAAACGATACCTTCTTTTGACATTTGATCTTTTTTGACAGTGGCAAGAACGCTTGCAGCTTGTTCACCACCCATCACAGAAATTTTAGCATTCGGCCACATCCAGAGAAAATTCGGATTGAATGCTCGACCGCACATACCGTAATTTCCTGCGCCGTAAGATCCACCAATAATTACAGTCAACTTTGGAACTCTAGTTGTTGATACAGCCGTCACCATTTTGGCACCATCACGAGCAATTCCGTTATTTTCGTATTTTTTCCCAACCATAAAGCCAGTGATATTTTGCAAAAAGAGCAGAGGAATATTTCGTTTATCACAAAGTTCAATAAAATGAGCGGTCTTTAATGCAGATTCCGAAAATAAAATTCCATTATTAGCTACAATTCCAACTGGATAACCATATATATGAGCAAATCCACAGATAATAGTATTGCCATATAATTTTTTGAATTCTTGAAACTCTGATCCATCTACCAATCGAGCAATAATTTCTCGAACGTCGGAACTTTTGCGAGTATCTTTTTGAATGATCCCATAGATATCATCAGCCGGATATAAAGGATCACGATATTCAATTTTTTTTACTAAGTTCTTCTTCGGTGAATTGATATTACGAACAATACTTCGAGTTATTTCGATAGCATGATCATCATTTTCAGCAAAATGATCCGTTACTCCAGACATTCGACAATGAACATCGGCTCCACCGAGTTCTTCAGGTGTAACAACCTCTCCAGTTGCAGCCTTCACGAGAGGAGGCCCTCCTAGAAAAATGGTTCCAGTTCCTTTTACAATAACAGATTCATCGGACATCGCTGGAATATAAGCACCGCCTGCAGTACAGCTCCCCATAACAACCGCTATCTGAGAAATCCCCAATGCAGACATTTGTGCTTGATTATAAAATATTTTGCCAAAATGTTCTTTGTCTGGAAAAACTTCATCTTGCATTGGTAGAAATGCACCACCTGAATCAACGAGATATATGCAAGGTAACTTATTCTGTTTTGCAATTTCTTGAGCCCGAACATGCTTCTTCACGGTTAACGGATAGTAGGTGCCTCCCTTCACTGTTGCATCGTTTGCAACAATGACACATTCAATTCCTTCGATAATTCCTATTCCCGTAATGATACCCGCAGACGGTACATCATCAGGATAGACATCATATGCCGCAAGAGTAGAAAGTTCCAAAAATGCCGTATTCTTATCAATTAGACTTCGTATGCGTTCACGAGCTGTAAGCTTACCCCTAGATTTATGGCGCTGAATAGATTTATCTCCACCCATTAACTTTACTTTGTCGACAAGGCTTCGAATATCCTTAGAACGTTGAATCAGGAATTCTTTATTTTCTTTGAAATCTTCCGAGTTTGAATCTATTTTGGTTGTGAGGATATCCATGGTTTGTTTCCTAAGGATTTCTTATTTTTATTTCTTGACATTGAATTGAGTAATGGTTCGATTTTTTTTGCAAGAGAAAGTGGTGCTTCTTCCATTGAAAGATGTCCTGCATCAACAATATGTACAGATGATAATCTTGTAATCTCCATAAGATACTCGGTCTGCTTAGCATTCTCACTTCTATCGTCTGCACCTATTATGATCTGTCTTAAACCAACTGTCTTCTTGATTCCAGATTCCATATCACGCTGTGCGTGACTTGATCTATCAAAATTTTTGCACATACTTACTAAATACTTCTTTCTATCACCTTCAAATAGAAGCTGATAATAATCTTGCGCGACTTCCTTGCTCATAGGTCGGGAGAAAGACTGCATGAACAGATTGTACATAATGCGAATTACCGGTGGAAAGAATAGATAAGAAAACAAAAATCCTATCAAAGGGATTCGGAATAATTTAATCGGCAAAGGAAAACTATATTTTTTAATTTTTAAAAAACAAGATACCATGCTAAGAGATTTAACCT of Leptospira sp. GIMC2001 contains these proteins:
- a CDS encoding DJ-1 family glyoxalase III: MKKVMIPLAEGFEEMEAIILIDVLRRGKVQVTSCGLKAGPIIASRGTIHTPDSLITDNLHGTFDMIVLPGGLKGTEGLMNSQELSNMLINHANNSGWIGAICAAPNILRKLNIISGDDPYTAYPSTLQLADGGKYSGARIVIQNRIITSIAVGSAFEFALKILEILQGEDIEKEVRAGLMLPI
- a CDS encoding STAS domain-containing protein, whose protein sequence is MEIIHRTFDSIPVLDIIGEVDLYNAREVKEAIDSIVKQQMYEIIVNLEKVPFMDSSGIGTLVTGMYKLKKYHGNLKVTGVSGSVAKVFKLTGMESHLEIHSSVEEAVKSFKQN
- a CDS encoding P-II family nitrogen regulator, with protein sequence MKLIVAIIQPHKVEEVKAELTKHEIYRLTVSDVQGYGQQKGKTEVFRGHEYQVNLLRKVRLEIAVNDEFAKATVDAILKGAKTGEGKIGDGKIFILPLEDAIRIRTGEKGSSAI
- a CDS encoding carboxyl transferase domain-containing protein, producing MDILTTKIDSNSEDFKENKEFLIQRSKDIRSLVDKVKLMGGDKSIQRHKSRGKLTARERIRSLIDKNTAFLELSTLAAYDVYPDDVPSAGIITGIGIIEGIECVIVANDATVKGGTYYPLTVKKHVRAQEIAKQNKLPCIYLVDSGGAFLPMQDEVFPDKEHFGKIFYNQAQMSALGISQIAVVMGSCTAGGAYIPAMSDESVIVKGTGTIFLGGPPLVKAATGEVVTPEELGGADVHCRMSGVTDHFAENDDHAIEITRSIVRNINSPKKNLVKKIEYRDPLYPADDIYGIIQKDTRKSSDVREIIARLVDGSEFQEFKKLYGNTIICGFAHIYGYPVGIVANNGILFSESALKTAHFIELCDKRNIPLLFLQNITGFMVGKKYENNGIARDGAKMVTAVSTTRVPKLTVIIGGSYGAGNYGMCGRAFNPNFLWMWPNAKISVMGGEQAASVLATVKKDQMSKEGIVWTDDEESKFKEPILSDYESKSSSVYSSARLWDDGIIDPIDTRSVLGIALSVVEGQEREKHGFGIFRM
- a CDS encoding alpha/beta fold hydrolase, with protein sequence MNWDLKEHYQSGLFASNSGQKVFYTSKGKGEKVVLLPGLMATSYSYRKVAAVLSEHYQAISLDWPGIGFSEPSIHPYSHRYLATVLAEFLEEIAGEEKVHLVCHEYAGSVAFLMLNQFPEKVKSLSMVSCFLKIKKYSFPLPIKLFRIPLIGFLFSYLFFPPVIRIMYNLFMQSFSRPMSKEVAQDYYQLLFEGDRKKYLVSMCKNFDRSSHAQRDMESGIKKTVGLRQIIIGADDRSENAKQTEYLMEITRLSSVHIVDAGHLSMEEAPLSLAKKIEPLLNSMSRNKNKKSLGNKPWISSQPK